The Oncorhynchus nerka isolate Pitt River linkage group LG24, Oner_Uvic_2.0, whole genome shotgun sequence genome has a window encoding:
- the LOC115107758 gene encoding scavenger receptor class A member 3-like codes for MKESYSGYENQLFKEDDLTGEEEEMPSFRGRTRGGCVKCQKTYSLQLAVKVLYGFFVFLIIAVAVLASLVFRKVDNLSEEESFYHKKITKVQESIQDLSTTRNCSDCFDMAHFSEEISRLKREFEDLQKMILGQEQVLDQASQTQQTLKAARSRMTRDMQNYSLSIRLINQSLERYLDQVDGWKAVITETDESMKTLSQDQYDLKATMNQVNTTVALNSLWMDALQRKTNEETLVLQKMTVDWQNYSRVLSGLKSNSSTTTQTVRSIQSGISATHQRISMSSEMVHDLTLQVMNLQMQLDNVTSFMDEHEENMHDLQYHSKYYQNRTGERFITLDARMDSIEMEIDTISSSINATVSHVQSMYKYINIESTSCQTRMGSHTEDLQNLNNTVLLLMHLAVTLRQQYMLLSVRLDVDARNLSMVMEEMKLVDTHHTQLIQNFTILKGAPGLPGPKGNRGEGGGKGPVGLTGNKGDKGPAGNRGPLGEKGPFGPKGAQGEPGPTGARGGVGVKAVKGSLGQPGPRGERGEKGDMGTIGKDGIPGPKGPLGIQGQAGLPGLHGLPGPRGKPGPVGPHGPPGIPGQPDLPAYPDTVS; via the exons ATGAAAG AAAGCTATTCCGGATACGAGAACCAGCTCTTTAAAG AGGATGATCTTACTGGGGAGGAAGAAGAGATGCCTTCCTTTAGAG GAAGAACCAGAGGTGGCTGTGTGAAATGCCAGAAGACATATTCTCTGCAGCTGGCCGTCAAAGTGCTCTACGGTTTCTTTGTCTTCCTGATCATAGCAGTGGCAGTGCTGGCATCACTAG TATTTAGGAAGGTCGACAACTTATCAGAAGAGGAATCCTTTTATCATAAGAAGATTACCAAGGTCCAGGAAAGTATACAAG ATCTCAGCACTACCAGAAACTGCTCTGACTGCTTCGACATGGCCCACTTCAGCGAGGAGATCAGTAGGCTGAAGAGGGAGTTTGAGGATCTCCAGAAAATGATCCTGGGACAGGAGCAGGTCCTGGATCAGGCCtcccagacccagcagaccctgaAGGCAGCCAGAAGCAGGATGACCCGAGACATGCAGAACTACTCCCTGTCCATCAGGCTCATCAACCAGTCCCTGGAGCGTTACTTAGACCAGGTGGACGGTTGGAAGGCGGTCATCACCGAGACGGACGAGAGCATGAAGACTCTGTCTCAGGATCAGTACGATCTCAAGGCCACCATGAATCAGGTCAATACCACGGTGGCCCTCAACTCCTTGTGGATGGACGCCCTGCAGAGGAAGACCAATGAGGAGACATTGGTCCTGCAGAAGATGACGGTGGACTGGCAGAACTACAGCCGGGTATTGAGCGGTCTGAAGTCCAACTCAAGCACCACCACTCAGACGGTGAGGAGCATCCAGAGTGGGATCTCGGCCACGCACCAGAGGATCAGCATGAGCTCGGAGATGGTGCACGACCTCACCCTGCAGGTTATGAACCTGCAGATGCAGCTGGACAATGTCACCTCCTTCATGGACGAGCATGAGGAGAACATGCACGACCTCCAATACCACTCCAAGTACTACCAGAACCGGACGGGCGAGAGGTTCATCACCCTGGATGCTCGCATGGACTCCATCGAGATGGAGATCGACACCATCTCATCCAGCATCAACGCCACGGTGAGCCACGTGCAGAGCATGTACAAGTACATCAACATCGAGAGCACGTCATGCCAGACGCGGATGGGTAGCCACACGGAGGACCTGCAGAACCTGAACAACACGGTGCTGCTACTGATGCACCTGGCTGTCACCCTGAGGCAGCAGTACATGCTGCTGAGCGTCCGTCTAGATGTGGACGCCAGGAACCTGTCCATGGTCATGGAGGAGATGAAGCTAGTGGACACGCACCACACCCAGCTCATCCAGAACTTCACCATTCTCAAAG GCGCACCGGGCCTACCTGGTCCAAAGGGgaacagaggggaaggaggaggcaaAGGTCCAGTTGGCCTGACAGGAAACAAAGGAGACAAGGGCCCAGCAGGGAACCGTGGTCCTCTGGGAGAGAAGGGCCCTTTCGGGCCTAAAGGAGCTCAGGGGGAGCCAGGACCAACAGGGGCCAGAGGCGGAGTGGGCGTCAAAGCGGTGAAGGGTTCTCTGGGTCAACCAGGTCCACGTGGCGAGAGAGGCGAGAAGGGAGACATGGGTACTATTGGTAAAGATGGAATACCAGGTCCCAAAGGGCCACTGGGAATACAGGGCCAAGCAGGGCTCCCAGGGCTCCACGGGCTGCCTGGCCCAAGAGGAAAGCCCGGGCCTGTTGGTCCACACGGGCCTCCCGGAATTCCTGGCCAACCAGATCTGCCTGCTTACCCAGACACGGTGTCTTGA